One Megamonas hypermegale genomic window carries:
- a CDS encoding ABC transporter substrate-binding protein, with translation MNKLKIGIGIIILVIAFAMYWSYNQTIVLKVGVFAGSNWDVPNGSGYKLIDTAIARFEEEHPNVKIEYKSGILKEDYSLWLADQIIEGNEPDVFIVLGDDFNTLSSVGALKDLTGLIENDKSFDINNYYGSVLKIGQYEGNQYALPYESNPKLMFVNKTLLEKEGIPMPKNDWTLDDFYDICKKVTKDSDGDGIIDQYGCYNFTWIDAINGYNLQLFNEDGTACYLNRDEVKEALTFMKNLNELNQGYNVKANDFDKGKIVFAPMPFSQYRAYKPYPWSIKKYSTFEWDCVRMPVAKNKKHVSEVSSLLMAISSRTTHSKEAWDFLKMLTYNEQSQKDLFQYSQGVSSLKSVIRSDEVNNLLNKDKLQESQVNMNLLDDVMESAVTAGQFKKYDTALSIMDRNIREIIQDNDDLDMSLIDLQKEVNKYLRN, from the coding sequence ATGAATAAATTAAAAATTGGTATAGGCATTATTATATTAGTCATAGCTTTTGCGATGTATTGGTCGTATAATCAAACGATTGTATTAAAAGTGGGCGTATTTGCAGGCAGTAATTGGGATGTTCCTAACGGTAGCGGATATAAACTCATAGATACGGCTATTGCTAGATTTGAAGAAGAGCATCCAAATGTAAAAATTGAATATAAAAGTGGTATTTTAAAAGAAGATTATTCCTTATGGCTAGCAGACCAAATCATAGAAGGTAATGAACCGGATGTATTTATTGTTTTAGGTGATGATTTTAATACTTTAAGTTCAGTTGGAGCTTTAAAGGATTTAACAGGTTTAATTGAAAATGATAAAAGTTTTGATATAAACAATTATTATGGAAGTGTTTTAAAAATTGGGCAGTATGAAGGCAATCAATATGCTCTTCCGTATGAAAGTAATCCCAAATTGATGTTTGTCAATAAAACTTTACTAGAAAAAGAAGGCATACCAATGCCTAAAAATGATTGGACATTAGATGACTTTTATGACATTTGCAAAAAAGTGACAAAAGATAGTGATGGCGATGGCATCATTGACCAATACGGCTGTTATAATTTTACATGGATTGATGCAATAAATGGATACAATCTGCAATTATTTAACGAAGACGGCACAGCATGTTATTTAAATAGAGATGAAGTAAAAGAAGCATTGACCTTCATGAAGAATTTAAATGAATTAAATCAGGGCTATAATGTAAAGGCTAATGATTTTGATAAAGGTAAAATAGTGTTTGCGCCGATGCCATTTTCACAGTATCGTGCTTATAAGCCATATCCTTGGAGTATAAAAAAATATTCTACATTTGAATGGGATTGCGTTAGAATGCCTGTAGCCAAAAATAAGAAGCATGTAAGCGAAGTATCATCACTTTTAATGGCCATATCATCAAGAACAACACATTCAAAAGAGGCATGGGATTTTTTGAAAATGCTTACATATAATGAGCAGTCGCAAAAGGATTTATTTCAGTATTCTCAAGGTGTATCCTCTTTAAAATCAGTGATACGTTCAGATGAAGTTAATAATTTATTAAATAAAGATAAGTTACAAGAAAGTCAAGTAAATATGAATTTATTAGATGATGTAATGGAAAGTGCTGTTACAGCAGGACAGTTTAAAAAATACGATACAGCTTTAAGTATAATGGATAGGAATATAAGAGAGATTATTCAAGATAATGATGATTTGGATATGTCATTGATAGATTTGCAAAAGGAAGTAAATAAATATTTGAGAAATTGA
- a CDS encoding PTS sugar transporter subunit IIA translates to MKYVILVSHGKFAEGLANALSMLVGKREDIIAVGLEDGKSVDEFAQLFTDTVSKITTDDEVILLGDLIGGSPLTNAVNVLNNKGIKMVVIGGMNLPVALTSVLMKDTFALENLAEQVLQEAHGALREFKIEADDDDDDI, encoded by the coding sequence ATGAAATATGTAATATTAGTAAGTCATGGAAAATTTGCAGAAGGCTTAGCAAATGCACTTTCCATGTTAGTTGGTAAAAGAGAAGATATCATAGCCGTAGGTCTTGAAGACGGAAAAAGCGTGGATGAATTTGCGCAATTATTTACTGATACGGTAAGCAAAATTACAACAGATGATGAAGTAATTTTATTAGGGGATTTAATTGGTGGTTCACCACTCACTAATGCAGTTAATGTATTGAATAACAAAGGTATAAAAATGGTTGTTATTGGCGGTATGAATTTACCAGTAGCACTCACTTCCGTATTGATGAAAGATACTTTTGCTTTAGAAAATCTTGCTGAACAAGTTCTTCAAGAAGCTCATGGAGCTTTGAGAGAATTTAAAATTGAAGCAGATGATGACGATGATGATATTTAA
- a CDS encoding PTS sugar transporter subunit IIB, with the protein MSVSFIRIDDRMIHGQTCTRWAREYPCDGLIAVNDKAAKSDVLKAAYKAASGKKTFVWTLEHFQKKAQQVLDSDTRYFLITKNPIDMKKNSRRYGL; encoded by the coding sequence ATGTCAGTTTCATTTATTCGTATTGATGACCGTATGATTCATGGTCAAACTTGCACTCGTTGGGCACGTGAATATCCGTGCGATGGTTTGATTGCTGTAAATGATAAAGCAGCTAAATCCGATGTTTTAAAAGCAGCTTACAAAGCAGCTAGTGGTAAAAAAACTTTCGTTTGGACTTTAGAACATTTTCAGAAAAAAGCTCAGCAGGTTTTAGACAGCGATACTCGTTATTTCTTAATCACTAAAAATCCTATCGATATGAAAAAAAATTCTCGTAGATATGGGCTTTAA
- a CDS encoding PTS sugar transporter subunit IIB → MGFKCGITKVIVGPCNDRDDAVKLGNNQSITQEEAEALEEISKAGYQVEFSLLPDVSIGSWDKYKGKFGF, encoded by the coding sequence ATGGGCTTTAAATGTGGTATTACAAAAGTAATCGTAGGTCCATGCAATGACCGTGACGATGCAGTTAAACTCGGTAATAACCAGTCTATTACACAAGAAGAAGCTGAAGCTTTAGAAGAAATCAGCAAAGCTGGCTATCAAGTAGAATTTTCTTTATTACCAGATGTTTCCATCGGCAGCTGGGATAAATACAAAGGTAAATTTGGTTTCTGA